A genomic window from Salvelinus namaycush isolate Seneca chromosome 5, SaNama_1.0, whole genome shotgun sequence includes:
- the LOC120048162 gene encoding vesicle-associated membrane protein 1-like, whose protein sequence is MGSEPSAPDAAPPAGPPGAPGAPGADGAPGGGPPPPPPNTSSNRRLQQTQAQVEEVVDIMRVNVDKVLERDQKLSELDDRADALQAGASQFESCAAKLKSKYWWKNAKMMIIMGIIGVLVVGVLFLYFFY, encoded by the exons GTCTGCCCCAGATGCTGCTCCCCCAGCTGGACCTCCCGGAGCCCCAGGGGCCCCAGGAGCAGATGGAGCCCCAGGTGGAGGgcccccaccccctcctcccaACACCTCCAGCAACCGCAGGCTACAACAAACACAGGCCCAAGTGGAGGAG gtggTGGATATTATGCGGGTGAATGTGGACAAGGTTCTGGAGAGGGACCAGAAGCTGTCGGAGCTGGATGACAGAGCGGATGCCCTCCAGGCCGGGGCCTCCCAGTTTGAGAGCTGTGCAGCCAAACTAAAGAGCAAATACTGGTGGAAAAACGCAAAG ATGATGATCATTATGGGTATCATTGGAGTTCTTGTGGTCGGAGTCCTTTTCT